A single window of Cellulomonas sp. NTE-D12 DNA harbors:
- a CDS encoding glutamate synthase subunit beta: protein MADPRGFLTVRQRALPADRPVDVRILDWREIHAHRAGDRDALATLHQQAGRCMDCGIPFCHNGCPLGNLVPEWNDLVWRDQWADATDRLLATNNFPEFTGRLCPAPCETACVLGINQPPVTIKNVEVSIIEEAYSRGLVTPQVPRWYTGHTVAVIGSGPAGLAAAQQLTRAGHTVAVYERADKPGGLLRYGIPEFKMEKDVIDRRLALMREEGTRFHSGVEVGTDVSGVELRARYDAVVLAVGSTVPRDLDVPGRQVSGVLQAMEYLPPANRAALGEDVPGQVTATGKDVVVIGGGDTGADCLGTAIRQGARSVTQLEIMPRPPQDRPAGQPWPTYPNLFRVASAHEEGGERVYAVSTQEVLADGQGAVRALRLVDVELVDGRIAQVPGTERDLPAQLVLLAMGFTGPERSPLLEQLGVTLTGRGTLARDDEFATDVPGVFVAGDAGRGQSLIVWAIAEGRAAARAVDAYLSGTGTSELPAPIRASTASLRL from the coding sequence GTGGCTGATCCCCGAGGGTTCCTCACCGTGCGGCAGCGAGCTCTGCCCGCCGACCGGCCCGTCGACGTCCGCATCCTGGACTGGCGCGAGATCCACGCGCACCGCGCAGGGGACCGGGACGCGCTCGCCACGCTGCACCAGCAGGCCGGCAGGTGCATGGACTGCGGCATCCCGTTCTGCCACAACGGCTGCCCGCTGGGGAACCTCGTCCCGGAGTGGAACGACCTGGTGTGGCGCGACCAGTGGGCCGACGCGACGGACCGGCTGCTGGCCACCAACAACTTCCCGGAGTTCACCGGTCGGCTCTGCCCGGCACCCTGCGAGACGGCCTGCGTGCTCGGCATCAACCAGCCGCCCGTCACCATCAAGAACGTCGAGGTCTCCATCATCGAGGAGGCCTACTCCCGCGGCCTGGTCACGCCGCAGGTGCCGCGCTGGTACACCGGGCACACGGTCGCGGTGATCGGCTCGGGACCCGCGGGCCTCGCCGCCGCCCAGCAGCTGACCCGGGCCGGTCACACCGTGGCGGTGTACGAGCGGGCGGACAAGCCGGGCGGCCTGCTCCGCTACGGCATCCCCGAGTTCAAGATGGAGAAGGACGTCATCGACCGTCGCCTCGCGCTGATGCGCGAGGAGGGGACCCGGTTCCACTCGGGTGTCGAGGTCGGCACCGACGTGTCCGGGGTGGAGCTGCGCGCCCGGTACGACGCGGTGGTCCTCGCGGTCGGCTCGACCGTCCCGCGGGACCTCGACGTACCCGGCCGCCAGGTGAGTGGCGTGCTGCAGGCGATGGAGTACCTCCCCCCGGCCAACCGGGCGGCGCTCGGCGAGGACGTGCCGGGCCAGGTGACCGCGACGGGCAAGGACGTCGTGGTGATCGGGGGCGGCGACACGGGTGCGGACTGCCTGGGCACCGCGATCCGGCAGGGTGCCCGCTCGGTGACGCAGCTCGAGATCATGCCGCGGCCGCCGCAGGACCGGCCCGCCGGCCAGCCGTGGCCGACGTACCCGAACCTGTTCCGCGTCGCGAGCGCCCACGAGGAGGGTGGCGAGCGCGTCTACGCGGTCAGCACGCAGGAGGTGCTGGCGGACGGCCAGGGCGCGGTGCGCGCGCTGCGGCTGGTGGACGTCGAGCTGGTGGACGGACGGATCGCCCAGGTTCCGGGCACGGAGCGCGACCTGCCGGCCCAGCTGGTGCTCCTGGCGATGGGTTTCACCGGGCCCGAGCGGAGCCCGCTGCTGGAGCAGCTCGGCGTGACGCTGACGGGCCGCGGCACGCTGGCGCGCGACGACGAGTTCGCGACGGACGTGCCCGGGGTGTTCGTCGCCGGGGACGCCGGCCGTGGCCAGTCGCTGATCGTGTGGGCCATCGCCGAGGGCCGTGCGGCGGCCCGCGCCGTCGACGCGTACCTGTCGGGGACCGGCACCAGCGAGCTGCCGGCACCGATCCGGGCCAGCACCGCGAGCCTGCGCCTCTGA
- the dapC gene encoding succinyldiaminopimelate transaminase, whose amino-acid sequence MGLLTGTLPDFPWDTLAPAAARAAAHPGGIVDLSVGTPVDPTPALVREALAAAADSPGYPTTHGTGELREAVSRWFARRRHVPHLDPTAVLPTVGSKELVALLPSLLGIGPGDVVLHPAVAYPTYDVGARLAGATPEPCADPAARLAADGAGAVRLVWLNSPGNPDGSVLGVSQLHAVVAAAREASARHGKPVVIASDECYAELAWDAPWDAEGVPSLLDPRVCDGDHSGLLAAYSLSKQSNLAGYRAAFVAGDLALVGALLEVRKHAGLIVPGPVQAAMTVALDDDAHVAEQRARYARRRRVLRAALEEAGYAVDRSAAGLYLWTRPAAGGQDSWATVDDLAGLGILVAPGAFYGTAGSGHVRIALTASDERIGEAAARLTGA is encoded by the coding sequence GTGGGACTGCTGACCGGCACCCTCCCGGACTTCCCCTGGGACACCCTGGCACCGGCGGCCGCCCGTGCTGCTGCGCACCCCGGCGGCATCGTCGACCTGTCCGTCGGCACACCCGTCGACCCGACGCCGGCCCTCGTGCGCGAGGCCCTCGCTGCCGCGGCCGACTCACCGGGGTACCCGACGACCCATGGCACCGGCGAGCTGCGCGAGGCGGTGTCGCGGTGGTTCGCCCGGCGTCGGCACGTGCCGCACCTCGACCCCACGGCGGTGCTGCCGACCGTCGGGTCCAAGGAGCTGGTGGCGCTGCTGCCGTCCCTCCTCGGGATCGGCCCGGGCGACGTGGTGCTGCACCCGGCGGTGGCGTACCCGACGTACGACGTCGGCGCCCGGCTGGCCGGTGCGACCCCGGAGCCGTGCGCCGACCCGGCCGCCCGGCTGGCCGCGGACGGCGCGGGTGCGGTGCGGCTCGTCTGGCTGAACTCGCCGGGCAACCCGGACGGCTCCGTGCTCGGCGTCTCGCAGCTGCATGCCGTGGTGGCGGCCGCACGGGAGGCGTCGGCCCGGCACGGGAAACCGGTCGTCATCGCGTCCGACGAGTGCTACGCCGAGCTCGCGTGGGACGCGCCCTGGGACGCCGAGGGTGTGCCGAGCCTGCTCGACCCGCGGGTGTGCGACGGCGACCACTCCGGTCTGCTGGCCGCCTACTCGCTCTCCAAGCAGTCGAACCTGGCGGGCTACCGGGCGGCGTTCGTCGCCGGTGACCTCGCGCTGGTGGGGGCGCTGCTGGAGGTCCGCAAGCACGCAGGCCTGATCGTGCCCGGGCCGGTGCAGGCGGCGATGACCGTGGCGCTGGACGACGACGCGCACGTGGCGGAGCAACGCGCTCGCTACGCACGTCGACGCCGGGTGCTGCGCGCGGCGCTCGAGGAGGCCGGGTACGCGGTGGACCGTTCGGCGGCCGGCCTCTACCTGTGGACCCGCCCGGCGGCCGGTGGGCAGGACTCGTGGGCGACCGTGGACGACCTGGCCGGCCTGGGCATCTTGGTGGCGCCCGGTGCGTTCTACGGGACGGCGGGAAGCGGCCACGTGCGCATCGCTCTGACGGCGTCGGACGAGCGCATCGGCGAGGCCGCGGCTCGTCTGACAGGGGCATGA
- a CDS encoding glycosyl hydrolase: protein MSRRVIVIVSSVAAVVLMAAIALGLSSWGPRGARLGAASSSGGPSGPVQGPADAPVPQVDTAALVKGVPHATVAQGVTAPRLAPGLVPPSNRWYSGLVFGAQPQPVFPLPLSFALAGGGFQLGAPKPVATAKTIAGPHVPAVTVDVGAASSQVIAADPVSVTVALLDGSGARLGHVALAEGSPFASFTADRAVSFGAGAGFAAGDGPAPTVTVGDTTWALVVPGGALHGSSVTLQPGQTATWYPLPHGASAEAATELASAAADPVTGVDVSYGVGDQVARTTLTYRTAKSTPSAYVLMPHQRTGTQPARTGCDLGTYPSIYGDLTLCRGSVLTAYAPLATPSGSLDLSHLTADQKAAIATQVRADVASTGAFASDTYFGGKNLYRAATLVVLGEQVGAKDAVADLRTRTEKAIQEWADPKGCTTRDARCFVYDDSVRSVIGKTPSFGSDQLNDHHFHYGYLLSAAGLLAKGDPGLAATLRPVLDLVGQDIAAAKPSDQLPQLRVFDPYTGHSWASGTSPFADGNNQESGSEAVNAWNGLGLWAAASGQDALGTEATWLMSTEAASVRAYWTAPDLSAFSGFQHKVVAMNWGGKRDYATWFSPEPGAMLGIQLIPMNPASGWLAQGVDPARITAAVDEAAPNGYGVQFGDYLLMYRSMAGGKEAAAAWTAAQQLPNASIDNANSKAYLLAFIAAHSR, encoded by the coding sequence TTGAGCCGCCGCGTCATCGTCATCGTCAGCTCCGTCGCCGCCGTCGTGCTGATGGCCGCCATCGCCCTCGGCCTGTCGTCCTGGGGCCCGCGCGGCGCTCGGCTCGGTGCGGCGTCGTCCTCCGGCGGGCCCTCGGGCCCGGTCCAGGGGCCGGCCGACGCGCCGGTGCCCCAGGTGGACACCGCTGCCCTGGTGAAGGGGGTGCCGCACGCGACCGTCGCGCAGGGCGTGACCGCACCGCGGCTGGCTCCCGGCCTGGTGCCGCCGTCCAACCGGTGGTACTCCGGGCTCGTCTTCGGCGCCCAGCCGCAGCCGGTGTTCCCGCTCCCGTTGTCGTTCGCCCTGGCTGGCGGCGGCTTCCAGCTCGGCGCGCCCAAGCCGGTGGCCACCGCGAAGACGATCGCCGGACCGCACGTCCCGGCCGTGACGGTCGACGTGGGTGCCGCGTCGTCCCAGGTGATCGCCGCCGACCCGGTGAGCGTGACCGTCGCGCTGCTGGACGGCAGCGGCGCCCGGCTGGGGCACGTCGCGCTGGCCGAGGGGTCCCCGTTCGCGTCGTTCACCGCCGACCGCGCGGTCTCGTTCGGTGCCGGCGCCGGCTTCGCGGCCGGTGACGGTCCTGCGCCGACGGTCACCGTCGGCGACACCACCTGGGCGCTGGTCGTGCCGGGCGGCGCCCTGCACGGCTCGTCGGTCACGCTGCAGCCCGGGCAGACGGCGACGTGGTACCCCCTGCCGCACGGCGCGTCCGCGGAGGCCGCGACCGAGCTCGCCAGCGCCGCCGCCGACCCGGTCACCGGTGTCGACGTCTCCTACGGCGTGGGCGACCAGGTGGCCCGCACCACCCTGACCTACCGCACGGCCAAGAGCACACCCTCGGCCTACGTCCTGATGCCCCACCAGCGCACCGGCACCCAGCCGGCGCGCACGGGCTGCGACCTCGGCACCTACCCGAGCATCTACGGCGACCTCACGCTGTGCCGCGGCTCGGTGCTGACGGCGTACGCGCCGCTGGCGACGCCGTCCGGCTCCCTCGACCTGTCGCACCTGACCGCCGACCAGAAGGCGGCGATCGCCACGCAGGTGCGCGCCGACGTCGCCTCCACCGGCGCCTTCGCCTCCGACACCTACTTCGGCGGCAAGAACCTGTACCGCGCCGCGACGCTCGTCGTCCTCGGCGAGCAGGTCGGTGCCAAGGACGCGGTGGCGGACCTGCGCACCCGCACCGAGAAGGCGATCCAGGAGTGGGCGGACCCGAAGGGCTGCACCACCAGGGACGCGCGGTGCTTCGTGTACGACGACTCCGTCCGCTCGGTGATCGGCAAGACGCCGTCCTTCGGCTCCGACCAGCTGAACGACCACCACTTCCACTACGGCTACCTGCTGTCGGCCGCCGGGCTGCTCGCCAAGGGCGACCCGGGCTTGGCCGCCACGTTGCGCCCGGTGCTCGACCTGGTCGGGCAGGACATCGCGGCGGCGAAGCCCAGCGACCAGCTGCCGCAGCTGCGGGTGTTCGACCCCTACACGGGCCACTCGTGGGCGTCGGGCACCTCGCCCTTCGCGGACGGGAACAACCAGGAGTCCGGCTCCGAGGCGGTGAACGCCTGGAACGGTCTCGGCCTGTGGGCCGCGGCGAGCGGCCAGGACGCGCTCGGGACGGAGGCCACCTGGCTGATGTCCACGGAGGCCGCCTCGGTCCGCGCGTACTGGACGGCTCCGGACCTGTCGGCGTTCAGCGGGTTCCAGCACAAGGTGGTCGCCATGAACTGGGGCGGCAAGCGCGACTACGCCACGTGGTTCAGCCCGGAGCCCGGCGCGATGCTCGGCATCCAGCTGATCCCGATGAACCCGGCGTCCGGCTGGCTGGCCCAGGGGGTCGACCCGGCGCGGATCACGGCCGCCGTCGACGAGGCGGCACCGAACGGGTACGGCGTGCAGTTCGGCGACTACCTGCTCATGTACCGGTCGATGGCCGGCGGCAAGGAGGCGGCCGCCGCCTGGACCGCCGCCCAGCAGCTGCCGAACGCCTCGATCGACAACGCCAACTCCAAGGCCTACCTGCTGGCGTTCATCGCGGCGCACTCCCGCTGA
- a CDS encoding HlyD family efflux transporter periplasmic adaptor subunit encodes MTWASRLRLLFGVVLVLVLAALATYKLNENRGRATSTSAQIVGQEIAVGAPYAGIVLDRPVKVGDQVHKGDTLFTIDSATLSQARAQGAGQVPDATVVDKAGHLVVQAAEDGTVTQLQAQPGSFVQAGGQLGTVQRAGSLTVEAQYTLTPKEYARVSKQEPVTIVLPDQRTVVGSVDQVRVTTVNGKAQAVVDVTSPGLASGAGDGMVTAGTPVVAQLQLRNDGVVTTVADKVRTYVQGLIG; translated from the coding sequence ATGACCTGGGCTTCCCGCCTGCGACTCCTGTTCGGCGTCGTGCTCGTCCTCGTCCTGGCCGCACTGGCCACCTACAAGCTCAACGAGAACCGCGGGCGTGCCACGAGCACGTCGGCGCAGATCGTCGGGCAGGAGATCGCCGTCGGCGCTCCGTACGCCGGCATCGTGCTGGACCGGCCCGTCAAGGTCGGCGACCAGGTGCACAAGGGGGACACCCTGTTCACCATCGACTCCGCGACGCTGTCGCAGGCCCGTGCGCAGGGCGCCGGTCAGGTGCCGGACGCGACCGTCGTGGACAAGGCAGGCCACCTGGTGGTGCAGGCCGCCGAGGACGGCACGGTGACGCAGCTCCAGGCCCAGCCCGGCAGCTTCGTCCAGGCCGGCGGCCAGCTGGGCACGGTGCAGCGCGCCGGCAGCCTGACCGTGGAGGCGCAGTACACGCTCACCCCCAAGGAGTACGCGCGGGTCAGCAAGCAGGAGCCGGTGACCATCGTGCTGCCGGACCAGCGCACGGTCGTCGGCTCCGTGGACCAGGTGCGCGTCACCACGGTGAACGGCAAGGCGCAGGCGGTGGTCGACGTGACCAGCCCCGGCCTGGCGTCCGGCGCCGGTGACGGGATGGTGACGGCCGGGACCCCGGTCGTCGCCCAGCTCCAGCTGCGCAACGACGGGGTGGTGACCACCGTCGCCGACAAGGTCCGCACCTACGTCCAGGGGCTGATCGGTTGA
- a CDS encoding cellulose synthase catalytic subunit, with protein sequence MTTTFGRLMSEPRATDEPYEVPAPSAENDAARSPSLVLLVLAAAAGVVLYAVFLLNPSNRGDWLPYVMVMAAEAVLVAHALLAMWTILAGGDNPRNFAFHHAQDRLYEMAEIVRDRMEDAPWAWRMFLKDRVVDVDVFITTFGEDLGTIRRTVSAAMAMQGAHVVWVLDDGDDDDVRDLAAELGARYVRRLAHTGAKAGNINHALSLSRAELFAIFDADFVPDPSFLHETVPFFAEDDVAFVQTPQVYGNLDSIISRGAGYMQSVFYRFIQPGRNRFNAAFCVGTNVVFRRAAIDSVGGMYADSKSEDVWTSLRLHERGWRSVYIPTALAVGDTPETVEAYTKQQLRWATGGFEIMLQRWPWRRGRGLTVDQKVQYTVTATHYLTGIAPALLLLVPPLQIYFDMTPMNLHLTPLTWALYYAGFYVLQVLLAFYTLGSFRWEVLLLASVSFPIYLRALVNALLRREQVWHVTGKKGAYRSPFAFIQPQVLMFVLLAVTTVVGVWKDVSNGYPSLALAWNITNTLILGGFLVTALREARRARRAARLARRSGRRAVRAAAQQNPDLILTGGAA encoded by the coding sequence GTGACCACGACCTTCGGGCGGCTGATGAGCGAGCCGCGCGCGACGGACGAGCCGTACGAGGTTCCTGCCCCGAGCGCCGAGAACGACGCGGCACGGAGCCCGTCGCTGGTGCTGCTCGTGCTGGCGGCCGCGGCGGGCGTCGTCCTGTACGCCGTCTTCCTGCTGAACCCGTCCAACCGCGGCGACTGGCTGCCGTACGTGATGGTGATGGCGGCCGAGGCGGTGCTCGTCGCGCACGCCCTGCTGGCGATGTGGACGATCCTCGCCGGCGGCGACAACCCCCGGAACTTCGCGTTCCACCATGCCCAGGACCGCCTGTACGAGATGGCGGAGATCGTCCGTGACCGCATGGAGGACGCGCCCTGGGCGTGGCGGATGTTCCTCAAGGACCGCGTGGTGGACGTGGACGTCTTCATCACCACCTTCGGCGAGGACCTCGGCACCATCCGCCGCACGGTCAGCGCGGCGATGGCGATGCAGGGCGCGCACGTCGTCTGGGTGCTCGACGACGGCGACGACGACGACGTCCGCGACCTCGCAGCCGAGCTCGGCGCCCGCTACGTGCGCCGGCTCGCCCATACCGGCGCCAAGGCCGGGAACATCAACCACGCGCTGTCGCTGAGCAGGGCGGAGCTGTTCGCGATCTTCGACGCCGACTTCGTGCCGGACCCGTCGTTCCTGCACGAGACGGTGCCCTTCTTCGCGGAGGACGACGTCGCGTTCGTCCAGACCCCGCAGGTGTACGGCAACCTCGACTCGATCATCTCCCGCGGTGCGGGCTACATGCAGTCGGTGTTCTACCGGTTCATCCAGCCGGGCCGGAACCGCTTCAACGCCGCGTTCTGCGTGGGCACCAACGTCGTGTTCCGCCGCGCCGCGATCGACTCCGTGGGCGGCATGTACGCCGACTCGAAGTCCGAGGACGTGTGGACCTCGTTGCGCTTGCACGAGCGCGGGTGGCGGTCCGTCTACATCCCCACGGCGCTCGCCGTCGGCGACACACCCGAGACCGTCGAGGCGTACACCAAGCAGCAGCTGCGGTGGGCGACGGGCGGGTTCGAGATCATGCTGCAGCGCTGGCCGTGGCGGCGCGGTCGCGGCCTGACGGTGGACCAGAAGGTCCAGTACACCGTCACCGCGACCCACTACCTGACGGGCATCGCGCCGGCGCTCCTGCTGCTGGTGCCGCCGCTGCAGATCTACTTCGACATGACGCCGATGAACCTGCACCTGACGCCCCTGACCTGGGCGTTGTACTACGCGGGCTTCTACGTGCTGCAGGTGCTGCTCGCCTTCTACACCCTCGGCTCGTTCCGCTGGGAGGTGCTGCTGCTGGCCTCCGTGTCCTTCCCGATCTACCTGCGGGCCCTGGTCAACGCGCTGCTGCGCCGTGAGCAGGTGTGGCACGTCACGGGCAAGAAGGGCGCGTACCGCTCGCCCTTCGCCTTCATCCAGCCGCAGGTGCTGATGTTCGTGCTGTTGGCCGTCACCACCGTGGTGGGCGTCTGGAAGGACGTCAGCAACGGCTACCCGAGCCTGGCGCTCGCCTGGAACATCACCAACACCCTGATCCTCGGTGGCTTCCTCGTCACCGCCCTGCGCGAGGCGCGCCGCGCCCGTCGCGCCGCCCGGCTCGCCCGCCGCAGCGGTCGCCGTGCCGTCCGCGCCGCCGCGCAGCAGAACCCCGACCTGATCCTCACCGGAGGTGCCGCATGA
- the fdxA gene encoding ferredoxin, producing the protein MTYVIAEPCVDVKDKACIDECPVDCIYEGRRSLYIHPDECVDCGACEPVCPVEAIYYEDDVPEQWATYYQANVEFFDDLGSPGGAAKMGQIDKDHPIIATLPLRINGE; encoded by the coding sequence GTGACGTACGTCATCGCCGAGCCCTGTGTCGACGTCAAGGACAAGGCGTGCATCGACGAGTGTCCTGTCGACTGCATCTACGAAGGGCGTCGTTCGCTCTACATCCACCCCGACGAGTGCGTGGACTGCGGCGCGTGCGAGCCGGTGTGCCCGGTCGAGGCGATCTACTACGAGGACGACGTCCCGGAGCAGTGGGCCACGTACTACCAGGCCAACGTCGAGTTCTTCGACGACCTGGGCTCGCCCGGCGGTGCCGCCAAGATGGGCCAGATCGACAAGGACCACCCGATCATCGCCACGCTGCCGCTGCGCATCAACGGCGAGTGA
- a CDS encoding citrate synthase yields MTETLSAPTQAPVQLVVDGQARDLPIVTATEGNDGIVVSSLLRDTGLVTVDPGFMNTASCESKITYIDGDAGILRYRGYPIDQLAESSSFLEVAYLLIHGELPSPSELDGFVERVNRHTLVHEDFRTFMGTFPRGAHPMAVMASAVNALSTFYPESLDPFDPEAVELATVLILAKTRTITSYVYRASKGEPLLYPDYSRGYVEDFLRMAFAVPYQQWAPNPVAVKALDKLLILHADHEQNCSTSTVRIVGSSHANVYASVAAGINALSGPLHGGANEAVLKMLVEIQKNGGDATSFMRRVKDKEAGVRLMGFGHRVYKNYDPRAAIVKQSAHDVLQALGTQDELLDIALRLEEIALSDDYFISRKLYPNVDFYTGLIYKAMGFTEDMFTPLFALGRMPGWIAQWREMMNDPQTKIGRPRQIYTGAVERDYVPVEQR; encoded by the coding sequence ATGACGGAGACCCTCTCGGCGCCCACGCAGGCGCCGGTCCAGCTGGTGGTGGACGGCCAGGCCCGTGACCTGCCGATCGTCACCGCGACCGAGGGCAACGACGGCATCGTCGTCTCCTCGCTGCTGCGCGACACCGGCCTGGTGACCGTCGACCCCGGCTTCATGAACACCGCGTCGTGCGAGTCGAAGATCACCTACATCGACGGCGATGCGGGCATCCTGCGCTACCGCGGCTACCCGATCGACCAGCTCGCGGAGAGCTCCAGCTTCCTCGAGGTGGCGTACCTGCTGATCCACGGGGAGCTGCCGTCGCCGAGCGAGCTCGACGGCTTCGTCGAGCGCGTGAACCGGCACACGCTGGTGCACGAGGACTTCCGCACCTTCATGGGGACGTTCCCGCGCGGTGCGCACCCGATGGCCGTGATGGCCTCGGCGGTCAACGCGCTGTCGACCTTCTACCCCGAGTCGCTGGACCCGTTCGACCCCGAGGCGGTCGAGCTGGCCACGGTGCTGATCCTGGCCAAGACCCGCACCATCACGTCGTACGTGTACCGGGCGTCCAAGGGTGAGCCGCTGCTGTACCCCGACTACTCGCGGGGCTACGTCGAGGACTTCCTCCGCATGGCGTTCGCGGTGCCGTACCAGCAGTGGGCACCGAACCCGGTCGCCGTGAAGGCGCTCGACAAGCTGCTGATCCTGCACGCCGACCACGAGCAGAACTGCTCCACGTCGACCGTGCGGATCGTCGGCTCGAGCCACGCCAACGTGTACGCGTCGGTGGCGGCGGGCATCAACGCCCTCTCCGGACCGCTGCACGGCGGCGCCAACGAGGCCGTGCTCAAGATGCTCGTGGAGATCCAGAAGAACGGTGGCGACGCCACCTCGTTCATGCGGCGGGTCAAGGACAAGGAGGCCGGCGTCCGGCTGATGGGCTTCGGGCACCGCGTCTACAAGAACTACGACCCGCGTGCGGCGATCGTGAAGCAGAGCGCGCACGACGTGCTGCAGGCGCTCGGCACGCAGGACGAGCTGCTGGACATCGCCCTCCGCCTGGAGGAGATCGCGCTGTCCGACGACTACTTCATCTCGCGCAAGCTGTACCCGAACGTGGACTTCTACACCGGCCTGATCTACAAGGCGATGGGGTTCACCGAGGACATGTTCACGCCGCTGTTCGCCCTCGGACGCATGCCCGGGTGGATCGCGCAGTGGCGGGAGATGATGAACGACCCGCAGACCAAGATCGGGCGGCCTCGGCAGATCTACACCGGTGCCGTCGAGCGGGACTACGTGCCGGTCGAGCAGCGCTGA
- the dapD gene encoding 2,3,4,5-tetrahydropyridine-2,6-dicarboxylate N-succinyltransferase codes for MSSRTAWGHGLATVADDGTTLDVWYPAPALGAPPADPEPPAELAAATGHDPLRGVTVVAVTTSIDLDAAPADCADAYLRLHLLSHRLVRPNEQNLDGIFGVLPTVVWTSAGPCAVEGFERTRLRLRARGAVTVLGVDKFPRMVDYVVPDGVRIADADRVRLGAHLAPGTTVMHEGFVNYNAGTLGVSMVEGRISQGVVVDDGSDVGGGASIMGTLSGGGRERVSIGRRTLLGANAGLGIRLGDDCVVEAGLYVTAGTKVTLVGFDDEPGHQVVKARELSGADGVLFRRNSRTGAVEAVRRTGVGVQLNAALHAN; via the coding sequence ATGTCCTCCCGCACCGCCTGGGGCCACGGCCTCGCCACGGTCGCCGACGACGGCACCACCCTGGACGTCTGGTACCCGGCGCCTGCGCTCGGCGCACCGCCCGCCGATCCCGAGCCACCCGCCGAGCTGGCGGCCGCGACGGGCCACGACCCGCTGCGCGGCGTGACGGTCGTCGCGGTGACCACGTCGATCGACCTCGACGCCGCACCCGCCGACTGCGCCGACGCCTACCTGCGGCTGCACCTGCTCTCGCACCGCCTGGTCCGGCCCAACGAGCAGAACCTCGACGGCATCTTCGGCGTGCTCCCCACGGTGGTCTGGACCTCGGCGGGCCCGTGCGCCGTCGAGGGTTTCGAGCGGACACGCCTGCGCCTGCGCGCCCGCGGTGCGGTGACGGTCCTGGGCGTGGACAAGTTCCCCCGGATGGTCGACTACGTCGTCCCCGACGGGGTCCGGATCGCCGATGCGGACCGCGTGCGGCTGGGCGCGCACCTCGCACCCGGCACCACCGTGATGCACGAGGGCTTCGTCAACTACAACGCCGGCACTCTCGGCGTCTCCATGGTCGAGGGCCGCATCTCGCAGGGCGTCGTCGTGGACGACGGCTCGGACGTCGGCGGTGGCGCGTCGATCATGGGCACCCTGTCCGGCGGTGGCCGTGAGCGGGTGTCGATCGGGCGGCGGACGCTGCTCGGCGCGAACGCCGGTCTCGGCATCCGGCTCGGCGACGACTGCGTCGTGGAGGCCGGGCTCTACGTCACGGCGGGCACCAAGGTGACGCTGGTCGGGTTCGACGACGAGCCCGGCCACCAGGTCGTCAAGGCGCGCGAGCTGTCCGGTGCGGACGGCGTGCTGTTCCGTCGCAACTCCCGCACCGGGGCCGTCGAGGCCGTGCGGCGCACCGGGGTGGGCGTGCAGCTCAACGCGGCGTTGCACGCCAACTGA